Proteins encoded in a region of the Streptococcus sanguinis genome:
- a CDS encoding LPD11 domain-containing protein, translating into MTQFAEITNTRTGQKAQFALPFPINHLSKIGVDETFDGVLFVNGDDDTFGFGMDGYLTLEELEAYLKQYQNRQNPNHFDYMMLSRLKMDCDYFLGYGNRYEGHLWAGNVPGQIAEMKKIWRKFPEEGKPEWLTWEDILDYERKMTEQI; encoded by the coding sequence ATGACACAGTTTGCAGAGATCACAAATACACGAACTGGGCAAAAAGCTCAGTTCGCTTTACCATTTCCAATTAACCATCTAAGTAAAATCGGAGTAGATGAGACTTTCGACGGTGTGCTGTTTGTAAATGGAGATGACGACACCTTCGGTTTTGGAATGGATGGCTATCTAACTTTGGAAGAACTAGAAGCTTATCTAAAACAATATCAAAATCGTCAAAATCCTAATCATTTTGATTATATGATGTTAAGTCGTTTGAAAATGGACTGTGACTACTTTTTGGGGTATGGTAATCGTTATGAGGGTCACCTTTGGGCAGGTAACGTTCCAGGACAAATCGCAGAGATGAAAAAAATCTGGCGAAAATTTCCTGAAGAGGGAAAACCAGAATGGTTAACTTGGGAAGACATTTTAGACTATGAAAGGAAAATGACAGAGCAAATATGA
- a CDS encoding asparagine synthase: MTKYTIRYHFKKENSYSVWNDTGELIEDNLSYGEALYWSFRELAKYVQLGYLAQNEADSMRGDIEAYNNFINKLAG; this comes from the coding sequence ATGACTAAATACACTATCCGCTATCATTTTAAAAAAGAAAATTCCTACAGTGTTTGGAATGATACGGGAGAGCTTATTGAGGATAATTTATCTTATGGAGAAGCCCTCTATTGGTCTTTTCGAGAATTGGCTAAATATGTTCAACTAGGCTATTTAGCCCAGAATGAGGCAGACAGCATGCGAGGGGATATTGAAGCTTACAATAACTTTATAAATAAATTAGCGGGGTAA